The nucleotide window TCCTTGATTTCTCTGCAGCTGGGACATTGTCTCCCCTCTAGATTTTTGTGACATTGTTCACTCCCCGaacctccccccaaccccattgCTCCCTTTAAAATCTCCTTTACCAGGTCTTCATCCACGTTATTCTTCACAGCTGTGTACTAGGCCTTCTCTTCTAGTTCTATGCTATCTGCttgatgatttcatcagttcccatgggttcaagtatcatctctatgtagatgattcccagatctatataacTAGCCCTCAGTTCTCAAGTCCCAGCCTTATATCACCAGCTGTCACttggacatttcaaattcaacatgtccaaaatagaattcattatattCTACCCTCATCCCCAACTTTCCCCTTTTAGTTTCCTACTCTCAGTAAGATCTTCTCAGCACTCTAGGTTCTGTTTACCTTACTTATCCAATCTGTTGCTCTCTCATCTTTCTACACATCCCTTCTTGTTTTTAActccttaccttttttcttagaatcagtatcacgtattggttctagggcaggaGTGATAAGTTCTGGgcaatagttaagtgacttatccagggtcacacagctaggacatgtctttggtgcatttgaacccgggaccttgCCTCTAGGCTgggctcaatccactgaaccacatagctgctCCCCACTCCTTCTTTCCGATCATACAACTGCCACCCCTACCTCACCTGGATTATTAACAATGTTCTAATTGGACCCTCCAATCCAATCTGCACTTTATTCGGCcatgattttcctgaagtacaGGCCTTATGTGAACTCCCACCATTCCTCCAATACCTGTTACCTATAGGATCTTGTTCGACTTTTAAAGATCCTCCCAAAACggttccctcctacctttctagtatTTACTCCCTTCCATCCAGTAACACTAGTCTTACTGTTCCTAGAGCATGAACTCTGCCTTCTCATTATCTCCCCTGCCTGAAGTACTCTCATTCTCATCATTACCTTATTCTTTCAAGACTCCTGACCCCTTGCTACTGCTAGTGCTATCCCTCTTACTTTCATTTTACACTGTATGGAGAATTTGTTATGCACAATTTTTTAACGTGTTTTTTCACCTCTTAGAATACGAACTCCTTGAGACAAGGATggtgtttttgcctttgtatccccccacctcccaccccgaACTTGGCacataagaatttaataaatgcttgttgactctttttaggttggattagatagccACTGAGGTGCTTTCCAACtcttaaatcctatgattctttaTGATGGTGGATAAATAACTACTTGGACTTCTGCATTGAGTAGACTTGGATCCAAATCCTACTTCTAACACACAGTAGTAGCAGTCACAATCTCTAAGCATattttatctgtcaaatggagaaCTTGTAGTACCTACTTCAGAGGGTTATGTATGAGACTGAAAGCTCAAAGTAGGTAAAGAACTTTGCACTTTTAAGTTCTATACACTGGTTATTAGCATCTTCATTGAAATCCTATCTATCCTTAAAATCTGCCTCAAATGCCACCTTTCCCTCTATGAACTCTTCTGACCCAAACTGAAACTTGGGGATAGAGACCTGAAATGATATAACATAGACCAGCACTTTCTTTCCAACTTATTAAGTCCTCAGAATTTGCCTAGTGCATCGGGAAGCTGTGACTCATttatggtcatacagctagtatgtcaGGGCAGGATTTGACCTTAGGCCTTCTTGACTCAAAAGTCAGCTCTTGATCCTCTCCACAATGCTGTCTCTAATCTTCCTATCTGAAATTGATTTTTTCAGAATCTCAGAGCACTTTGTACCTTAAacatcttttgattttatatgttACTTACGTACATGGTTTTTTCCTCACCTATTAGATCACAAACTTCCAGCTAGGGAGTTTTCTTAAGCTTATAATCATCACCCAGAGCAGTGCAACTTAAATGCTGAACTAAATTCCCTTTTAACTTTTGATACATCCCAATAGGCATATACATGCCCAAGTGCTAGGTCTGAATCGCCACATACTGTGCTTCTGGGTGGTGGAACAACAGCCTGTGTATGCTTCTGGTGACCAAATTTCACTTCATCTCTTAACTAAGGAATAGGAAGACCTTTCCATGCACACAGTGAAACCCTGTTCTCAGTAACTATTACTTTTTTTCAGACCTTTATACAACATTACTAGTGCATCAGCAAAACGGGGCCTTATTCTGAAATTTATACTTCCTAAAGTCCATCCCTTCAAACTACTTGAGTTTTTTCCCCCATACTTGTTCACACCAGCACCTCCACTGCCTCTGATCCTTTGACATGAATTTATTTCTATACAATATTCTAAAAACACCCTTTGTTTTGTACACgtttttcttcccccctcccccatgttTAAATTGCTTTATAACAACTGGTTTCCTGATTTGTggcatcttctcttctctgaaatttgccatgattttttaaaaagacaaaatgaaataaaaataccatGGTCAgagatgaaaaagggaaaagaaaaaatagacaacaaaaaaatacatgagaaaaaataatgaaaaaaaattgaaaatgaaaattctcagaGATAATGCATTTATAAACAACAAAGAAACGGTTACAAAGATGGCCGTGGTAagtgggtgtatatatatatatatttatatatatatatttatatataaatccaTGTCCCATTCAAATGGCCCCAACACCTCAGGGATCTAACTCCAGTCCaaactcttcccttttctatAGCCCCTTTTGCTTTGGGTTTCATTAAGAACACAAATGTCCTGAAACTCCTTGGGGCTACCTGGCTCCCAGGGCCTAAAGATGGGGAAAGCCTCTGAGAGCAAGGCTTTGGCCAAAAGGGGAAAGGATTGGTTGGGGGACCAAAGAGTGactgaagaagggaaaggagagggaccAATACTCCAAGGAaaacttttccctcctttttttttttttttcttaaaccataTGGGGAATCTTTGGCCCCTTGGGGACCACAGCCTCCGTCCCTTAGTAATCCAGAGATTCATTCCAGGAGGTCTTAACTCCAGCCCCCTCCCCACCAATAAAAAATCTCTCTCCTACTGCCTCAGGCAGAGCAGGGGCAAAAGCCAAATGAACTTGTCCATCTGTAGGTGAAAACAGAGCAACAAAGGCCTGGGTCTGGGGTTCCCTCCTCTCCAATAGCTTGGAGGGGTCAACCTCTTGGTCTTTCCCCCTTTTGCTGGAAATTAACCCAATTTCTGAAGTGAGGGTATGGGGAAAGGAAGATCTCAGGTTTGGCATATTTCAAGGTTGCCACCAGAAAGCCTCTTCCTTAAATACTCACCACCCCCTTCCCCACTACAACTTTCATAGCCCTTTCACCATATGATTGTAGGGAATACAGTTGGGCCCCACTTGGCAACTCAGAGTTCCTTTTCAGACCCAAAGAGTTGTTGCTCTTTGAGCAAAGAGCTGGGAGTAGGGTGGTGTCCTTTGTAGGAAGCTGAAGCCAAAGGTCCAAGAAAGTGGAGCCAAATCCTGCCACTTGCCAGTAGGGTAGGGCAGTGGTAGAGGGGGtgcagattggggggggggggggacagagatggggcctcttctcttccctcagtCGGCTGGAATCAAGTCTCTAGGAGCTGGCCAGGTGCTCCACCTGGATGGTGCTGGTGGTAACTGTGAGGCAAATGTCCTTATGGTGCTCAGCTGTTTTGTAGGAGGTCAGGTCAAAGGAACACTGGGGTGGAGGATTAGGATTGCTGTCCCCACCACCCCCACCTTGGGGGGCTGCCCCAGGGGGCTGGAagtgctgttgctgctgctgttgctgctgctgctgtgagGCTTGGGAAGCTTGAGCCTGAGCTTGAGCTTGAGCCTGAGCTTGAGCTTGAGCTTGAGCCTGGGCCTGAGCTTGAGCCTGGGCCTGAGCCTgagcctgggcctgggcctgggccacTGCTGCTGCGGCAGCGGCTGCTGCTGATACTGCTGAtacctgctgctgctgctggagaTCTGGAGCATTGTGTTTTCGCATGTGTTTCATCAGGTATGTCTCCTGAGGGATTTCACACAATGattagaagaaaagaggaagacacAGAAAGCATACATAGCCTGGCTTCTTTTGGTTTTCAGGATAAGTGCTTCATGCAGACCATTACATGGAGTTAACAACAAATTCTCTATCCATGTGCCCACTCTATCTGAATAGAAATGTGAAAAAATCTTCTTACTGGAATGAAACTTAAAAAGATACCCTGTCCACTCCCTGACTTTATAGAGTTTTGGGATTTTTGCATAAAGGTAATCCAAgaacttttattaaatgcctactatatgtcaggcagctaggtagcttaatGAATAAGTGCtcggcctggagtcaggaagacccaagatcaagtctggcctcagacattagttgtatgaccttgggcaagtcacttaaactttgccCAACAAAAGGATCCAccgaagaaggaaatagcaaaccactctagtatctttgccaagaaaactccttggACACTGTAATCCACAGGGTAaccaagagtcagacaagacGGAACTATAATTTCAGGCGATATGAAGGAAAGAGAGGCATCCTACAATTTCTTTCAAGGATCTAACAACTCTTTTAGTAGATCATCATTTAAATCTGCCATAACAGTACAGAGGTAGCTGTTGCtaagtggttagagcactgggcctggagtcagaagacccaagcAAATCCAGCCTGACACTTTTCCCagctgtgaccttggacaagtcacttaacctgactacctgacaaaaagatccagtgcagaaggaaatagcaaaccattccacttCTCTCAGAGACTATGCTATCTTAAGATACTTTCATGTAAGTAAGGTCTTTTCCCCCAGGACTAGGCTTTTTTATGGCTGCAGAAAAGAAAGGAGCACTCACCGATGTGTATGCACGGCTGCAGATTGAACAGGTATACACTTTTGCATGCTTCACTGTATGTGTGGAGAGGTGCACCTCCAATGAGGCTGCATCTGTGTATGCTCGATGACAGTTGTGGCACTTGAAGGGTTTATCTTTGTTGTGCTGTCGTCTGTGGGACTGGGTGAAAGATGACAAACTAACATCAGTATTTGCCTTTAGTGCTCTTGAGCCCACCCAAGATGCCTGCCAGGCCAGAGACTCTCTGGCTAAGCCCTTTCCCAGAGGAGGCCTTCTTGGTAAGGAGAAAGCTAGATGTAAATacctgatctctaaggtcctatGGGAGCCCAGGTAAAATGGTTTATAATGGAGATTCCAGAATCACACTCAACTGGACTCTTACAGTTATAATGCTATTGCCTAAGGATAGGGCCTGCTCAAGTACTCTTGTTGGTGGGGCAGTTACCTGCAAGTTGGAGAGTTGAGTAAAGGCTTTTTCACAGCCTGGGTGTGCACATTTGTATGGTCGATCTCCGGTATGGATTCTGCAAGAggagagaaaagcagaaaagcaggaaCATTAATAATGCTACTCAAAGCTGATTCTTGGAAAATCAAGCCTTTTCCAaatcctcctttccccttcctgccAGTCATAGCTGCTTCCTGTTACTGGGGAGCTTAGATATATACTCTTTACAGGTCAGTGTTGCTATTTCTTCCCAACATTCACATAGTAAATAAAGTTCCTGTGCCCCCACAGGGCAGGTATCAATGCAATTTTTTATGCAGGTCAACCCTGACAGTAATTTCATCCAATCAATGCTCAGAAGCCATTTCTAAGACCACAGTAAGAATGGGACTTCCCATGTCCGACCTCCCTAATTCCCGCACTACAGCCAGGAATCATGCTCTAAGCCCTGAGTGATACCAAGGAAGATTGCTGCAGAACCCAGAGAGCAGGGCTGATAACAATGCACATAACAGACTCTGAGGCTCTACCTAGACAGGCAATGAAATACCAAGAAATGCCTAGCTTGAACTAACTAGGCCACTTCATTCCTATATCAGGCATGGGCTGAAGACTCTTCAATGTTTGACACCTGACACCTGACTCTACCCCTTCAGCCAAATGCTTGTCAGTTCATCCAAATGATGGCCCAATAAGCCAGTGTCATCATAGGACTTGCCATCTCTCATTATGGACACTTgaggttcttttctctttccagagTGAGAGGTATGAGCACCTATAAAGGTAGGAGGTTTGTATCCGTGACAAGTCTGTCAAAGGCCCATAGGATGGGTGGTTGGAGATTGGTCCCACAGTCATATTTGAGAATCCATGATTATGAGACCTTCCTGATCATCAAGCTCCATTCCTCCATTCTTCTCCATATTCATATTCAAATGGCATAGAATCATCAGGCACCCTTGTGAAGCTGACAAAGAAGCTGTTTCTCAGATGGCTGAAGATTCTCAGGCTTCTGTGACGTCCCAATATTATGTTCCAGTTGGGAACTGGGCCATGGCTTTCTTCTGGTCTTTCCCCTGGAGTCTCACTGGCTGGACTTGGCTTCACTAGATTGGTACCTTTCTATAGGAGCCATCATCTTGATCAGGATTCCTTTGCTTTGTGAGATGAAATGAGGGTCCCACAAAGTCAATGCCCTATGGGATGTTGATCTGATTTCTTCCACATCAATTTCCACTGCAAGGGAAATATCTTGCaaagtgtatgtgtatgtgggtATATTTTAGGGGAGGgtagtgggggaggggagaagtcgTCTCTGCTCCAAGTCTGTCTCCATCTCCTATGTATCAGGGGTATGGCATCACAGCCATTGTATCTCCCTGGTACATCTCTGCCCCGCACAAACTCTCCTGGTACCCACTGGTGTTTCCAGCGCTGTTACTcagtcctttctctctctgtctctgttctgcCAGTGATGCTCTCCTCCAGCCAGGTCTCTCCCCTGCCCCCTGCATGCGGGTTGTTGTGTGTGTCCAGggcgggggtggggagggcaTGCCAGCGGGGGGGCGGTCGCCCGCCACTCTCCCTTACCGTGTGTGCTGCTGAAGGTGGGAGAGCTGGCGGAAGGCCTTCTGGCAGTAGGAACAGGTGTAAGGCTTGGCCCCCGAGTGGATACGGAGGTGCTGGGCCAGGTAGGAGCTGTTGGCGAAGGTCTTGGAGCAGTGCGGGCACTTGTGGGGCTTGACAGTCTCCGTATGCAGCTTGGAGTGGATCCTGCcggagaggagagggggaagggggaaggaggaggaggaagcagtTCGACACCACGGGCTGAGCTCTCCACTGGGTGAAATGACGTTGCTCGACGGATGAAAGtaccccctccctcctcccaaagacACTTAGACCTGTCTAGAACTAAATGAAGAGAAGACCCAGTTCTACAGAGTTGCTTAAGTTGGTGGCAGAGAATAGCAGAGAAATGGTGATGAACTGCTACTGCTTGGCTTCTGCTAACCCTGTAGCGGTGAATCAAAGCTCACGGTACAGGGAAAGAATACcggacttgggagtcagaagacttgattttgaatcccaattttgccactttgTTACCTTAACAAGCAAGGAACttaaactcatctgtaaaatgagaggcatgAACTAAATGACCTCCTTCAAgctataaatctataatcctatcaaTTCATTGGTCCTCCATAAGGTCACGCACAACACGGTTCCCAGGGACACTTTCTTCAGAGACAATCATTTGCACGCAGAACAAGCTCCTGATAATTCACAAGGCCATAAAATTAGATCTGTACCTCATCATACCTAACTAAATTTAGACATTCAGCAAAAACAGGGTCTGCTCTGCAGAAAagctccatacacacacacagaccatGACACCAATAGACTGTAATAGGATCCCAAATTTCCCACACCCCCAAAACTGCTAAGGAGAATTCCTCACAGAGAAACAAGGGAGATAGGGTTCTTGAAGAGTAAACCAGAGGAACACAGAGAATGAAGAGCTTATCTGGGAGGAAGGATGGGCCGAATGAGAgtaaagagatggaagggaagggctgCTTGCCTTACCGTGTGTGCTGCTGGAGGTGGGAGAGCTGGCGGAAGGCCTTCTGGCAGTAGGAACAGGTGTAGGGCTTGGCCCCTGAGTGGATACGGATGTGCTGGGCCAAGTAGGAGCTGTTGGCGAAGGTCTTGGAACAGTGCGGGCACTTGTGGGGCTTGGTCTCTGTGTGTGACTTGGAGTGGATTTGCATCTCCGACTTGGAATAGAAGGTCAGCGAACACATCCGACACCTGGGCCCAGCCAGGGCAACAAATTAGACACCCTCCCACCAAAACATGGATAATCCCATGCCCTCCTCCCATGCTAAATCCAGCCCTAAGTAAGACATTCAACCATACAGGAGATGACACATGTATTTCTTCTGCCCCCAACTGTTAAGAGTGtgaattcctttccttcttgaaTTCCCCAACTGTAAACTGGGAAAAGCATCCCATGCACTCCCCAATTGCCCAGGGAGGCTGTGAAAGTTGGATTCTTAAAAAGGGATCTTCCCTCTTCTTAAAGAACTTTGTTTCAGCATCAATATTCTGCTctaaaacatttccttttctttcagctATCAGGAGGTAATACCAGTCTCTCAGGCTAAAGCAAGAGTCAGCCCCTCCTGGATCCACTTTTACTCAACATCTAGCTGGGATCAAAGTGCTCCCTTCCCCTTTGCCATGCCACCATTCAGAATAGGATCACGTAATATGTCTTCAAGCCATATTAGTTTAGATTTGGCTGAGTCTTTGGGCAAGGGCTCTATGAAATAGAACCCAACTGTTTTACCTCAGCCATTTGAGAAAGGGCAACATGCactaaaaaaaagagtaacagaATGGAAGCCAAAAGACTTGGACAAGTTCCTTTTCTGAGCTTCAGGTTctactcttttcctctttctataaAATGTGAGAAATGTTCACTGCCAATTCCCTCCTTTAAGTATATTATAAGAGCAATTTGTTAAGGGTTTGAGATTCTCAAATGGAAAATATCATGTCTGCTAGCTTTTATTTTAAACACAGAACCCTCTCTCCTCCTGTTACCAAAACTTTTACTTAAATTCTAGTATGTTAGCCCAATCTCCCATTGCAAATTTCTAAGACACCCGGTCATTTCGGGGGAAGAAAGagcagggagaaagggaaatgtaCTTTTAAAGAGGAATGATAGTGAAAATACCCTTGATGAGGAATCAAGAGTCTTAGGTTCTAACCCAGAGATGTTTTAAGGCTTACTCACTTCTCTAGACctcatttttctgatgaagaaagtTATCTATTGCCTAGAGGTACACCGAAAAGAGACTAGGCTTTCTCAATAAAAAGTGTTAAACAACCCTAAAGATTGAATTcattatgccttttttttttaattttttattttaaacccttaactttcggtgtattgtctcataggtggaagagtggtaagggtgggcaatgagggtcaagtgacttgcccagggtcacacagctgggaagtgtctgaggccggatttgaacctaggacctcccatctctaggtctggctctcaatccactgagctacccagctgcccccagtcttttgttgtttttgaggcatatgggttaagtgacttgcccagggtcactcaactagtgaCTGaatctggacttgaactcaggtcttccagactccaagcccagcactctatctactatgccacctagctgctccaaattCATTATGTTAATGAAAGCAGTACCAGTGGTAAGACAATTCTGttatttatttcacattgttCCAACATTCTTATTTGAAGGGTCCAACATTACCCTCTGTTGGCAAAATTTTTTCCTAAGAGGTAAAGGAATGCCTCAATTCTGAATCTATCCTGAAAactcaagggtttttttttttggttagttttTAAAGAGTAAACACACTAACCATACCCCACAATGTTGGaggttattaaaaaagaaaaatctatttcaCTACAATCTTCTGGTACAGAAAATGTTGCAAAGCTTAAAGTCATAGCTAAAGGTGAAGACCACTATTCTAGTAAAATAAAATCTGGGTTTTTGGATAGAAACTTAACTTCATAAAAAAGATGAGTCAGCAAATGGTTAATATACATAAATTCTCAGGAATGCAAATACCTTACTCATATACCATGTGTCCTCTAAGGCAGAGCTGTCAAACTCGTAGCCCTCAAAATTCCTCAGTgtggccagaaccagattaaaatgtaattgggatatgtttaacaaaataaaaatacaatatagataatgttaatttgtggttttccactgtttctatttgagtttgacactactgctCTAAGGAACTCAAGgtactttccctttccctcccgttttacagatgagcaaaccaaAGTCTTAATATATAATAGGttattacccagggtcacagagcaagcAAAATTAGGGCTAGGTCCTTAGTTCTGCCAATCTCCATGAGAATTTCTTCTCATACAACAAGTTTGTTGCCATTTACCCAGGTCCCCTTTGCTATAAGGAGGACTCAAATAGTTCATAATTCTATAGTTTCTGAAGGAACTCCTTTTTATTACCTAGAAGAGGTGTAATTCTGTTCACTCTTTCCCACTGGCTCCATAAAAATATCAGTGCTCCTGAATTAAGAGGTGCAGAGTAATGAAGCCTGACCTTTCCCTATCATGAGTTTCTGATGTTAGAGTGAATGCCATGGCAGATTAGGGAGAACATAAGCAGAGGTGTGCAGAGGCAGAGCACCTAGAACTATCTGAAGAAGTGAAAGTTGGAATggtagaaaggaccttaaagatggtccaaacttcttcattttacagatggggaaacttgGGTCCAGAACAGGTCAAGTGACctaaagttacacagctagttaggACAGAGCTGAAACTAGGGTGTTTGACATTCCAGGAAGGTACCACCACCATGCTAACATGAGCGTTTGATACTGATGAATCTCCATGTCAAAATAATTAACCTCATGGGACTTAAATCTAGAAGGTGATACCTTGTTTTAATTAACTCAATGTGTATCC belongs to Gracilinanus agilis isolate LMUSP501 chromosome 5, AgileGrace, whole genome shotgun sequence and includes:
- the ZNF384 gene encoding zinc finger protein 384 encodes the protein MEESHFNSSPYFWPAVPTVSGQIENTMFINKMKDQLLPEKGCGLAPPHYPTLLTVPASVPLPSGISMDADTKPDQLTPHSQASVTQNITVVPVPSTGLMTAGPGLVITSPSGSLVTTASSAQTFPISAPMIVSALPPGSQALQVVPDLSKKVASALAEEGGGGGGGGGSVASKPPRGRKKKRMQESGLPEMNDPYVLSPEDDEDHQKDGKTYRSQGNCGTGNGQSPGLMDSGSTTNLLCDPGCRMCSLTFYSKSEMQIHSKSHTETKPHKCPHCSKTFANSSYLAQHIRIHSGAKPYTCSYCQKAFRQLSHLQQHTRIHSKLHTETVKPHKCPHCSKTFANSSYLAQHLRIHSGAKPYTCSYCQKAFRQLSHLQQHTRIHTGDRPYKCAHPGCEKAFTQLSNLQSHRRQHNKDKPFKCHNCHRAYTDAASLEVHLSTHTVKHAKVYTCSICSRAYTSETYLMKHMRKHNAPDLQQQQQVSAVSAAAAAAAAVAQAQAQAQAQAQAQAQAQAQAQAQAQAQAQAQAQASQASQQQQQQQQQQHFQPPGAAPQGGGGGDSNPNPPPQCSFDLTSYKTAEHHKDICLTVTTSTIQVEHLASS